Below is a window of Pocillopora verrucosa isolate sample1 chromosome 6, ASM3666991v2, whole genome shotgun sequence DNA.
gtgaaaaCGTGAAAGCTCCTGTGCAACCTGCACTGAACACAAGCCGCGTTTCAGCGTGTTGgcttacgtgaaaaaatcttctgttatagacacctgaagaaataacgaaacaaacgcctcggattatgaaagaaagaacacaaaccaggtgtacaaacgtaatcgcctttcgtgagagcttaatcgtgaagctcccacaacaaaattgaaaagttaaagcacgcaaagaacccgtgaaaatatgaaatgacttatccttaccttggaaacgaaaatccccaagaaacaaatatgaaattccgaataagttctccaaaacccaacgactgagaagagaaatggccgccgtacaatacactatgaaaaaacgctgactggaatccagtcttcacggctcactgaacgcaaatagaaaccacgtgacaagcacttctctctcgtggacaaataaataaagaaataaagaaataaatttcgcggGCCTTGACTAAGTgtgggaaatcccacacaaaaatAGGTTAAAGGTAACCCGTTATGTACCTATGTGCCACACAAAATAATTAGCTGAAAATCTGGCTTTTGGAAGGCAAAGTGTAGTTCTTTTCGACcttaaaaggatttttttggGAAATGATTAAGCGCGATTTACTCAAATTTTTAAGTTGGATAAAATGAGGTCTACTGAAATCGACAACTCTTCAAAAAATAGTACATTGGACTGTAAAACATGTGGCTTCGGGAACTTAGGTCAAGTTTTAAATATGCGAAACAGGAGCAAACAATCATCTAAACCCCAATCATAATTAAAAGTCTCAAGATTAAATGAATcttggtatttttttaattattgtttaagGTGGATAAAGCGAAAGATCTGCAAAGGGCATAGCCCATTACTGCAGATGTGCATTAGAGCAAAGTGTATAAAAAAGCTGTATAAAGGTCAAAACCACAACtttcactgaaattttttaactAGCCGACGTCCCACAGATTTATATTTATACCTCTTCTTCCCGCGACGCTCTGAGATTCGCCTAAAATTTTGAGCTTCATAGGCGGGATTTTTGCGGAACTCAGTTATTATCGATTTTCCCGAAAACAAAGAGATATTCAGCCAAAGGAAGTTCGTTTCTCTCTAAGGCCTACCTAACTTGAGCATATGAGCCGAATTGATTTTTTGGCTGTTGCctttatattttgaaaaagttcgaTTTTGGCCACATTTGCTCTTAAGTTGtctgaaaattgcatttttgagCACAACTCAAAGTTACTTTTCGAATGAGTTTTAGAAACAGAAATATCCACTCGTTTGAAGTCAACGATTTTTATATCACAGTGCTCTTTTCGCGGAGGAATTGCGGTTCAGTCATTTGGATAATAAATCGAGAGGCTGTTGCTAAGTGAAGAGAAAGAACAACCCGTTGGACATTTTGATCGATTATAAGCAACTACTCTTTCCCAGTTCGATCTGTCGGTCGAccaaagaaacacaaaaagtGATGTTGCGATTCACAGGTATATTTTAAACCCACGCGACAGATCAGgctgaaaaagatgaaatataaCAAGTATACGATTTTAATTTCTGCACCATGGATCTTTTTTCAAACCCAAATATCTGGACTTAAAACAATTTATGTTAGCGATAAGGAAGTACGTTTGCGAACAAAGAGCGCCTATCAAAGAATCTAGAAGTATTAAAATCGATTCTCCTCCAAAAGAACAAAGGAATTCTAGTTCATGTAGATATAATCAACCCGTACACAATAATGATAACGCGTAGTGCATGATGTTTTGGAGAAGGGCGGAAAAAACTCAATGAAAACACAGTTATCCTTAAAGCTCACCTGGTAACTTCCCCCAACCCCACTTGGCTAAAGATGTAACCGTATATTTGTCCTTTGTCAACACGCAAATTTGCCTCTTCATTCGCGCCAAAATTGAATGCAATTTCAATCGAATACTGTTATCTCACGAAAGGTAAGATTAAATCAAGAAACATCAGCTAGAGTATAGAACTGGATAGTTATGTATGAGCTGGTTCATTTACAGTCTCGTGACGTGTTTCAATAAATCGTATAGGAGGAAAAATATTAGATCGATCGTAATGcaacaactttaattttcaaatcacaTCTTCTAGATGCCGTGATTCGCACCGTTATAAGATACAACAAGAGACGTTTCTAATTCATCTCGAACAAGGAGTCATGCACAATGGCGGGACTATTTCTGGTGTAATTACCTTCTATTCCTGATATCATAAAATCCAACCTGGCATTTCTGTATTCATCTTCGTCGATGTGCACAGTCAATCTCACTTCACCACCTGTCAGCTGCTCTATTTCCTCAGTAACAAGAAACTCTTGTAAATTTGTCTGTAGTGTTTCATCCTGATAACTTTGCCATAGTGCGTCAAGAGCGAAAATATTTTCTGCTTGAATCGTAAATCGGATCGATCCTTCACCAATTGCACGCAAGAAATTTCCCAATGGAAGAACAGCTTCTCTCAAAGCATTGGAAAATTCTTCCATGTTGCGACTCCTGCGAAGGACCATCCATGTAGTGACGACCACGGTACCACCAACAAGATTGTGGAAAGTACAGTGAGGtgtaacagctgtaaaaaatgTAGAAATCACAGGGTTTACATCAGCCGCTTGTGGAGTCGACCGAAAAAGCGGAGCTaggcaaagaaacaaaagttttgGGAGAGTTGGCTAAGGAGAGCACTCCTTCACAGACTTCTCGCGTAATTTGCTTTCCCGCTTCTTTTTTATCTCCAGTAACTGAGAGCCTAGCTAAGACTAGATTAGAGTGGATTGCTATTTTCGAAAGTTATACGTTACTGAGAGAGACGACAAAGAGGCTCGTGAATAAAGAGAAGTGGATGGACCATAAGCGTAAGGTATTCTACAGGTCTTGCTCTGTGTGAGCGGGTTTTATTGTCTCGGGTTTAAGGTTCCACATGATGAGGCTCTGCTTCTCAACAAGATTAATTAATACTGTCCTACCTCCTATTAATCTTCTCCCAACTATTCCAGAAAGAACAAGAGCGGCTCCAGCTGGAATGAGAAATAAATCAATCACtgaataacaattataatattcCACGGGCACAAGTCTTACCTAATTCTTACATAGCAACCAAGCAAGCAAAAAGATCCTTACGTACTCACGGCTGTACTATGTACATCATGACGTAGCAGTTTCACTTGTAAATTCATGCGACAAATTCCCGTCGAGTTTAACCGCGAGGTTTCAACCCTTTCAACATTGTTTTTCTGTTCCATCCCGATTGAGATATACCTTTTGGCGCTCAAAACGAAATATACATACGCTAAACAATACTTTTTCCAAAAACGATGAGAATTAACACCTTCCAAGCAACGAAATTAGCTTTGGAGTTAACGATATTTCGTTCCCAAACGTAATGCGAATTACGGCTTAGAAATAACAAAGCGATCTTTCTGAAATCAAGTGAGGCTTCGCGGCGAGGGGACAATTCTGTGAGAAAATAACTGGTATTCAAAGAATTAATATATCCCAAGTGTTGTTCAACAGAGATTTTGCTTTAAATCGTAACATTTTTCAGAGGTTTCAACGCAAACCCTCgcaattttcttgtaaattctAATAAATAACAATTCAAGTATGGTAAATCAACCATGCAGGTTCATTAAACGCCAGAAATTCATACCTTATCCCCTTCGGTTTTTCGGAAGGTGGATGTTAATGTTAAATGTTGATATGTCCTATGAGTATGATTAACAGAACATTTTAATTCTAAAGTGGTACAGTATCAGTAAAACGTAGTGAAGGACAAATTTCAAGCATTTTTTACTCGTCGGAGTCTCATGCTGCGTTGACCagtaaatttttgtatttatagGCACAGAAGGTGTCAAAATTTCCTGCTATCTGGAGCAACCCTCTCTTGCCAGCGTCTCGCCGTTTTCTCAAAGAACAAAGAGGAGGCCCTGGGAACGAAATAAAGTTTCTTCTCCCGCCATATTGCTTAAACATGTCTAACCAGCACCCTATCGATTTCCTCAAGAAAGTGCTAATtgcgataaaataaaaaataactaaataaaaaatgttcgCACGTCTACACACTCTGTGAacttaaaacaaagcaaataacCTTTGTAAAATGTCAGGAATATCGAGCAGGAAAACACTCGCCTCGCAAATAGCAACATAGGCATTACTAGCGACTTAACTTGGTTTCCATCTGGGCAAGTGAAAGTGACTTCTTACTCGTATTTGCAATAAAGTCTAGCATGTTACTTATTTTACAGCTCTCAACACTCTCAGGACAATCGGTTGAACAGACTTTAACCTGAAGTCTAACAAGGAACGTAACGCTCAAGATCCTAAAATTCGATCGACTTTCGTGTTCGTGATCGATTTCAAGGACCAACATTTGGTCGAAGAGCTCAAAAACTAATTCGAGAGTAAGTAATTCAATTGGAAGCTGTTCCTTACCTCCTGCTCTTCGCTTGTTGTCCTCCCACTTTATCCTCTCCCTCTCAGCATCTTCTTCCTGTTCTCTCTTCTTCTCAAACTCCTCCACTAGTCTGCACAAATCTGGTTTCTCCATCTCGGTTGCTATGGTTTTCAGGATACCAAGGTCTTCTATCCCCAACTCGTGCTGTTGCTCTAACTCTGCCAATAATGTATTGACATTTTTGATGTGTTCTTCTCTTTCATGAGCGACCAGATTTTTTCGTCTGCAGATTAAAATGAGTCGTTGCAGTTCATTGGACTCTTCGAGTGCATGACTTATCTGCTCCAGTAACTGTCTGTACTCCTTTCTCTTCATTTCGAATCGCTCCAATATTCGAAGAAGATCCCACTTTCTTATCCCCTTCAGTAGTTCTTTCAGTACTTTAAGACGATCAATCCCTAAAAGATTCTTCTCCTCCAGCTTGTTAAGTAACGAAATAACGTCTGTGATATCGTCTACCGAGCCATCAGGAATAAAACGGCCGTAAATAAGTTTTAACCATTCACGTTCAGATTGCCAAACGATTTCCTTGCTACACTGATCCAATAGTCGAAGGTACTCGACAACAGACATCGCTGTTGGTAGGTTGAAACCAGATTACCTTGGCGAAAACAAGCGATCATCAAGAATCAAGACGCGCTTTGCTCGTCAACAGAATTGATCCGAGTGTCGCTGCTGccttcaagataaattttgtaaattgattCGGTAGTCACACAATCTTCAACGGGTTTGATTACAACTTAAGACAGGGTCTAATTCTTTGCATTTGTTTCGAATCCTGAAtacaattgttttaaatttcttttgttttttattttttctttttctttgatcaatTTGTACTTGTTCACATTTACTTGCCCGTTGACACTGTATAGATTAACATATGAACTATCGCCGTCGCGTCGTCACATACAAATAcgtttataacatagctagtaaatttgtgtaatcaaattcaattgcgcgagcgtgcttcatattcctatcgTGCACGCTCATTGTCAttgtcagcaaacaaatccctcgagagaaaaaattttccatcgggttgaaaatgttacaaaacaattggttcatacgtcagctgtgcgttcatcgagatatgaagcacttgggaggtttggagagcactcaagaagctagaggCTACgtctcgagcaactcttacgcatctttcgtgctctccaaacttcccgcgtgcttcatatctcggtggacgcacgctgacgtatgaaccaattgttaaattttgtAAGTTTAATTCAAATTGTCACACGAGCATTTACAACGTACTGAAGATAACATGAGTAATGTGGAAACCAGTTTTGTAAACTTAAAACATCTCTTTTGTTAATAATAAACTGTTTGATCGATTGTTGAGATGCTGATCGCTACGTTTCCACTGAAACGGATTAATTAGTTGAAATCCATCAATTCTACTGACTCGGTAAAATTGTTAAAACGGCAGAGTTCGGAGAGATAAACGttgaagagataaaaaaaaccatcacCAGCGACCTCAATCACTTTAGATTTAGCAAATAAGTCCAGTGCTGGCCATaagattctttcttttttccattctcAGCTGCGTTTTCATGGAGGTGTGTCCTTTTGAGATGAAGAGCTTGATTGGCTTGTTTTCTTTGGCTACTAATCGGGGCAATTGACCCTTTCACATTATTTGAAGTGAAAGGGATCAGTCAATCGAAATCCATCGAACCAACTGTCACGAGGTCAGTGAAAAAGGATGTTTCGTCAGCAAAAGCGAAATCACATTGTTGGCGAGTTAGGACTGCTTTAGATTTCATAAATCAAAACAGTTTCTCTAaaaatttttgctgttttatAAACCTTGCACGTTTCTTGCGGGtcattttatgattttatcattattgacCTTTCACTCCCTAACATTGGTGTGGCATTTTCTTCTTTCCCTGCTGTGCTCTAAACATTTCCTGAGGATCTGACGAGGATAATTTTCTAACAATCATTGGCTTCTTTAGtaagtgatcattttctttattctcatgaccttaatgtttgattcaggggtgacattgtaaggagaaattaggtgccagtcactcttaggggttaaaggattaatagaGACTTGAACAACTGGGGGGGAAGTTCCCTATTCACTGTTGAGTTCAGCAAACAAGCCTCCATTGGTGAAGCAACTGTTCATAAAActgatgaaaatgttttgtattaCGAAGAATCGTTAGAAAAATgggaaacaaaaactaaaatatgtaAAAACAAGGAAGTATAGgcaaaaagaatattttaattttccgtTCAGCACCATATTTGATCGTAGGAAGTTCTCCGGTAGCCGACATTATCTTCTACCGGAATCTCAACTGGACCATGCAGATTACAGTGACAACCATAAAGTGTTTTACGATCCTTTAAACAATAAACTGCAATGCAGGCTTCTATTTAGGGCGAGATTTACGCAACCGGCcgtgtttgatttggagttagagtagAAGTTAAGGATAGGAGTAGGAGCAGGGAAAGGTGAAAAGAAGTAATTTCTAtttccccaccccctcccctctccttccttttgacCGTTACTCAATTCCCTAGTACAGGTTTCTCTCTCTCCCTAGTCTTCTGCTGCTATAAAAGTCAAACAATGGCAGCTTGCGCTATAATTTCACcgagaaaatactgagcactgACTTcccaaaattacgcctgctttGCAGGCTAGTTAAGCAGCGCACACAAAGTTCTAATTTAGAAACAGCAGATGTCTGTGACAGTTTTCGGTCACTCTAAATAATTCATTCTCATTTATGCCAACAACTTTGAACTTCAAAGATCACTTTTGATGATTTAACAACTGTGAGGTTTTCTTAACCCTACAACTCCTCAGAGTGACTAAAATCTGATTTCTCTTTGTAGCAACACTGCTGAATCAATCAtgaaggtcataagaataaagaaaattatcaaaactaaAGAAGTTCAAAATTGCCACAAAAATTTTCCTTGC
It encodes the following:
- the LOC131793263 gene encoding uncharacterized protein, whose product is MSVVEYLRLLDQCSKEIVWQSEREWLKLIYGRFIPDGSVDDITDVISLLNKLEEKNLLGIDRLKVLKELLKGIRKWDLLRILERFEMKRKEYRQLLEQISHALEESNELQRLILICRRKNLVAHEREEHIKNVNTLLAELEQQHELGIEDLGILKTIATEMEKPDLCRLVEEFEKKREQEEDAERERIKWEDNKRRAGAGAALVLSGIVGRRLIGAVTPHCTFHNLVGGTVVVTTWMVLRRSRNMEEFSNALREAVLPLGNFLRAIGEGSIRFTIQAENIFALDALWQSYQDETLQTNLQEFLVTEEIEQLTGGEVRLTVHIDEDEYRNARLDFMISGIEEMKLEEERGLKRASSDSDLLKERNMTTANTRDPFPEREFLPFDRKLRVEEYLENLQETFSEITLPSDSGAGTLSSATSEYGFDKGDRLEKLDQVEGLIKDVIENWDSIQEAYRDAYRDAYPFEGRKYRSIGKELENIRMTLGTWRKMEKEWMIAEPILTSSRCAEAVIQQLKNSLQLDQGFFENPTRLDKRAIRVLARKAKNLKRFDVFNYLKKITPRGTTGPQLPENMLIKEMPRDNAYTLSKSLRLLGGANKLGLRPEMMRRREGTSVINALANRHDLKTVGELYDFLCEHGLLYFADFL